In Aegilops tauschii subsp. strangulata cultivar AL8/78 chromosome 3, Aet v6.0, whole genome shotgun sequence, one genomic interval encodes:
- the LOC109776215 gene encoding putative ubiquitin-conjugating enzyme E2 38 isoform X1 yields the protein MVLNKLLQLFGVGKKKKKKDSKKKGKSINPVSQGAAPHSTFNILASHSLLDPCSSGAGTVLSVPKDEPECSSNISSMVKEGHGSGNEDHKSFNQFDVVQDYSDHHYAKTSPGKTTKDWAKTIQNEWKLLQRDLPESIYVRVYEDRIDLIRAAIVGPAGTPYHDGLFFFDVCFPPEYPRCPPKVHFHSSGLRLNPNLYESGKVCLSLLNTWLGSGSEKWGKSNSTMLQVLVSIQGLVLNDKPYFNEPVIFSSKEKHSLGYNQTAFVLTCKLMLYLLHKPPKHFETLIVCHFHERERAILEACRAYASGMVVGSSVMDGRTYLRNKCFAGFKKSLDAQTELLAKELSANRLHALQLKREVDAADKTMSTS from the exons ATGGTTCTGAACAAGCTGCTCCAGCTGTTTGGAGTaggcaagaagaagaagaagaaggattcCAAGAAGAAAG GAAAGTCCATCAACCCTGTTTCGCAAG GTGCTGCTCCACACTCTACTTTTAATATCCTTGCGAGTCACAGTCTCTTGGATCCATGTTCAAGTGGGGCTGGTACGGTGCTATCAGTGCCAAAGGACGAGCCTGAATGTTCGAGTAATATCTCATCGATGGTAAAGGAAGGACATGGATCTGGAAATGAGGATCACAAGTCATTTAACCAGTTTGATGTTGTTCAAGATTACTCCGACCACCACTATGCAAAGACTTCACCAGGGAAG ACCACGAAAGATTGGGCGAAAACAATCCAAAATGAATGGAAGCTTCTGCAGAGAGATCTACCTG AATCTATTTATGTTAGAGTTTATGAAGATAGGATTGATCTGATTAGGGCTGCCATTGTTGGGCCTGCTGGAACTCCATATCATGATGGTCTGTTCTTCTTTGATGTTTGTTTTCCTCCTGAATACCCGCGATGTCCACCG AAAGTTCATTTCCATTCGAGTGGACTTCGGCTTAATCCAAACTTGTATGAGAGTGGTAAAGTTTGCCTCAGCCTGCTGAACACTTGGTTAGGTTCTGGATCTGAGAAGTGGGGCaagtcaaattccaccatgctgcaGGTGTTGGTCTCCATCCAGGGCCTTGTGTTGAATGATAAACCATACTTTAATGAGCCAGTCATCTTTAGCTCTAAAGAAAAGCATTCCCTTGGATATAATCAGACTGCATTTGTCCTAACCTGCAAGCTGATGTTGTATTTACTTCATAAGCCTCCAAAG CATTTTGAGACCCTCATTGTGTGCCATTTCCATGAGCGGGAGCGGGCCATCCTAGAGGCATGCCGTGCATATGCTTCTGGCATGGTCGTCGGATCATCGGTCATGGATGGCCGGACTTACCTCCGCAACAAGTGCTTTGCAGGTTTCAAGAAATCCCTCGATGCACAGACTGAACTTCTCGCGAAGGAGCTATCCGCGAACAGACTTCATGCGCTACAACTGAAGAGAGAGGTGGATGCTGCAGATAAGACCATGTCTACCAGCTAG
- the LOC109776215 gene encoding putative ubiquitin-conjugating enzyme E2 39 isoform X2, which produces MVLNKLLQLFGVGKKKKKKDSKKKGKSINPVSQGAAPHSTFNILASHSLLDPCSSGAGTVLSVPKDEPECSSNISSMVKEGHGSGNEDHKSFNQFDVVQDYSDHHYAKTSPGKTTKDWAKTIQNEWKLLQRDLPESIYVRVYEDRIDLIRAAIVGPAGTPYHDGLFFFDVCFPPEYPRCPPKVHFHSSGLRLNPNLYESGKVCLSLLNTWLGSGSEKWGKSNSTMLQHFETLIVCHFHERERAILEACRAYASGMVVGSSVMDGRTYLRNKCFAGFKKSLDAQTELLAKELSANRLHALQLKREVDAADKTMSTS; this is translated from the exons ATGGTTCTGAACAAGCTGCTCCAGCTGTTTGGAGTaggcaagaagaagaagaagaaggattcCAAGAAGAAAG GAAAGTCCATCAACCCTGTTTCGCAAG GTGCTGCTCCACACTCTACTTTTAATATCCTTGCGAGTCACAGTCTCTTGGATCCATGTTCAAGTGGGGCTGGTACGGTGCTATCAGTGCCAAAGGACGAGCCTGAATGTTCGAGTAATATCTCATCGATGGTAAAGGAAGGACATGGATCTGGAAATGAGGATCACAAGTCATTTAACCAGTTTGATGTTGTTCAAGATTACTCCGACCACCACTATGCAAAGACTTCACCAGGGAAG ACCACGAAAGATTGGGCGAAAACAATCCAAAATGAATGGAAGCTTCTGCAGAGAGATCTACCTG AATCTATTTATGTTAGAGTTTATGAAGATAGGATTGATCTGATTAGGGCTGCCATTGTTGGGCCTGCTGGAACTCCATATCATGATGGTCTGTTCTTCTTTGATGTTTGTTTTCCTCCTGAATACCCGCGATGTCCACCG AAAGTTCATTTCCATTCGAGTGGACTTCGGCTTAATCCAAACTTGTATGAGAGTGGTAAAGTTTGCCTCAGCCTGCTGAACACTTGGTTAGGTTCTGGATCTGAGAAGTGGGGCaagtcaaattccaccatgctgcaG CATTTTGAGACCCTCATTGTGTGCCATTTCCATGAGCGGGAGCGGGCCATCCTAGAGGCATGCCGTGCATATGCTTCTGGCATGGTCGTCGGATCATCGGTCATGGATGGCCGGACTTACCTCCGCAACAAGTGCTTTGCAGGTTTCAAGAAATCCCTCGATGCACAGACTGAACTTCTCGCGAAGGAGCTATCCGCGAACAGACTTCATGCGCTACAACTGAAGAGAGAGGTGGATGCTGCAGATAAGACCATGTCTACCAGCTAG
- the LOC109776215 gene encoding probable ubiquitin-conjugating enzyme E2 25 isoform X3 produces the protein MVLNKLLQLFGVGKKKKKKDSKKKGKSINPVSQGAAPHSTFNILASHSLLDPCSSGAGTVLSVPKDEPECSSNISSMVKEGHGSGNEDHKSFNQFDVVQDYSDHHYAKTSPGKTTKDWAKTIQNEWKLLQRDLPESIYVRVYEDRIDLIRAAIVGPAGTPYHDGLFFFDVCFPPEYPRCPPKVHFHSSGLRLNPNLYESGKVCLSLLNTWLGSGSEKWGKSNSTMLQVLVSIQGLVLNDKPYFNEPVIFSSKEKHSLGYNQTAFVLTCKLMLYLLHKPPKVSIESSFLARVKMVSLVVSML, from the exons ATGGTTCTGAACAAGCTGCTCCAGCTGTTTGGAGTaggcaagaagaagaagaagaaggattcCAAGAAGAAAG GAAAGTCCATCAACCCTGTTTCGCAAG GTGCTGCTCCACACTCTACTTTTAATATCCTTGCGAGTCACAGTCTCTTGGATCCATGTTCAAGTGGGGCTGGTACGGTGCTATCAGTGCCAAAGGACGAGCCTGAATGTTCGAGTAATATCTCATCGATGGTAAAGGAAGGACATGGATCTGGAAATGAGGATCACAAGTCATTTAACCAGTTTGATGTTGTTCAAGATTACTCCGACCACCACTATGCAAAGACTTCACCAGGGAAG ACCACGAAAGATTGGGCGAAAACAATCCAAAATGAATGGAAGCTTCTGCAGAGAGATCTACCTG AATCTATTTATGTTAGAGTTTATGAAGATAGGATTGATCTGATTAGGGCTGCCATTGTTGGGCCTGCTGGAACTCCATATCATGATGGTCTGTTCTTCTTTGATGTTTGTTTTCCTCCTGAATACCCGCGATGTCCACCG AAAGTTCATTTCCATTCGAGTGGACTTCGGCTTAATCCAAACTTGTATGAGAGTGGTAAAGTTTGCCTCAGCCTGCTGAACACTTGGTTAGGTTCTGGATCTGAGAAGTGGGGCaagtcaaattccaccatgctgcaGGTGTTGGTCTCCATCCAGGGCCTTGTGTTGAATGATAAACCATACTTTAATGAGCCAGTCATCTTTAGCTCTAAAGAAAAGCATTCCCTTGGATATAATCAGACTGCATTTGTCCTAACCTGCAAGCTGATGTTGTATTTACTTCATAAGCCTCCAAAGGTCAGTATAGAATCCTCATTTCTTGCCAGGGTAAAAATGGTGTCTTTGGTGGTCTCCATGCTGTGA